Genomic DNA from Nocardioides aquaticus:
GCACTCCAACTCCGGCGTGGTCAACCGCGGCTACTCGCTGCTCGTCGACGGCGGCGACTACAACGGCGTCGAGGTCGGCGGCATCGGTCTCGACAAGTCGCTGAACATCTACTACAAGGCGATGCTCGACTACCAGACGCCGGCCAGCGACTTCGTGGACCACGCGAACTCGCTGGAGGCCTCCTGCGCCGACCTGACCGGCAAGGCCATCAACGAGCTGTCCACCGAGCCCAACGACGTGGTCCGGGCGGTCGACAAGATCACCGCCGACGACTGCGCCCAGGTCGCGGCGATGGCCCAGGCCGTCGAGCTGCGGCTCGACCCGACCGACAAGTGCAACTTCGAGCCGCTGCTCGCCCCGGGCGACCCGGGCACCTGCGGTGAGGGCTTCACCGGCACCGAGGTCTTCTCCGAGGACTTCGAGAACGGTCTGGACGCCTGGACCCTCGAGGGCGACAACGTCTACGGCGGGGAGACCTTCCCGTGGACCACGACGCGCACCTACCGCGGCGACCACGAGTCCACGGTGGCCTTCGCGCCGGGGCCCGACGAGGGCGACTGCTCCGCTACGGCCTCCGACATCTCGTCGGTGGACTGGATGACCAGCGGTGACATCGAGCTGCCCGCGGACGGCACCACGCCGCGGATGTCGTTCGAGCACTACGTGGCCACCGAGCTCGGCTTCGACGGCGGCAACGTGCAGGTCGCCGTCGACGGCGGCGAGTTCGCGCCCGTCCCGGCGGAGGCCTTCGCCTTCAACGCCCCCGACCAGATCTCGACCGAGGCGGAGGGCAACACCAACCCGCTCGCGGGCCAGCCGGGCTTCACCGGCACCGACGGCGGTTCGGTCTTCGGCAGCTGGGGCACCTCGGTCGTCGACCTGGGCCAGGCCGGCGTCGCGCCGGGCGACACCATCCAGGTCCGCTTCGCGATGGGCCGCGACGGTTGCGGCGGCTCCAGCTTCTTCGGCTGGAACGTCGACAACATCGCGGTCGCGCTCTGCGAGGAGGTCCCGGCGGAGCCCGTCGCGACCACGACGACCTTCCAGCGGACGATCCCGCAGCCGGTGCGTACCGGCAAGCCGTTCGTGGCCAAGGTGAAGGTCGTCGCCGAGGACGGCAGCGTCCCCTCCGGCCAGGTCGCCCTGCGCTCGCGTGGGCGCATCGTCGGCACCGACGGGGTCAACGCCCGCGGCGTCGCGCTGATCGAGTCGACCAGGCGCTTCGCCAGGCCCGGGACGCCCACGATGACGGCGGTGTTCCAGGGTGGCGAGCTGCTCGAGAAGAGCTCGGACCGGTTCACGGTGCGCGTCGTGCGCCGCTGAGCCAGCACCCCCGCGGCACCGCAGCACCGCACCAGGCAGGGCCCCGTCGGACATCGTCCGGCGGGGCCCTCGCCGTTGCGAGGTGGCTCTCAGCCGCGCCCGCGGGGCAGACAGACCCGGAACGTGCTGCCGACGCCGAGGTCGGAGCGCACCACGATCCGCCCGCCGTGCAGGTGCACGATGCGCCGTGAGATGGCCAGCCCCAGCCCGGATCCCGGCAGCGACAACGCCTCGGGGTTGGTCGAGCGGTGGAAGGCCGAGAACAGGTGGACCTGGTCGGCGGCGGAGATGCCCAGGCCGGTGTCGGTGCACTCCAGCCAGACCCCGCCCGCGTCGTCGGACCCGACGCCGACGGTGACCTCGCCGCCGCGGGGGGTGTACTTGACCGCGTTGCCGAGCAGGTTGTCCACCACGGTCCCCAGCTCGTCGGGGTCGGCGTCGACCGGCACGGTCTCGCTGGGCACGTCGAGGTTGAGCACCAGTCCCCCACGCTCGGCCTGGACCGCGATCAGCTCGACGCTGGCGGCCGCGAGCACGCGCAGGTCGACCGGGCGGGGGACGTGGACCCGCGACTCCTGCAGGGCGGAGTAGTCCAGCAGGTTCTGCACGAGCCGGTCCAGCCGCCGGGCGTTGCGGGCGATCGCCTCGACCGACCCGATGCCGGTCTCGAGGTCGGTGAGCAGCTCGGCGTGGCCGACGATCGAGCTCAGCGGGGTCTTCAGCTCGTGGGAGATCGTGGCGATCAGCTCACCCCGGTACCGGTCGAGCTCCCGCAGCTCCCCCACGAGGTGCCGCTCGCGCTCGAGGACCCGGGCGTCGAGGACCACCCGGCCCAGCAGGCGCCCGATCTCGCCGACCGTCTCCTGCTCCAGCTCGCTCCACGTGCTCGTCCCGGGCCGTCGGGCCACCAGCAGGTAGCCCGACGTGTCGCGCTCGCCCACCGGGGCGAGCAGCAGCGTGGCGTCGCACTTCTCCGGGGCCAGCCCGGAGACGCGCGTGAGCTCCGTCGGCCCCAGGACGGCGGGATGGCCGGAGCGGGCCGCCC
This window encodes:
- a CDS encoding sensor histidine kinase, which encodes MNVVASSRPEALRRLYRLMQRVNASADLSEVLDEVAHGVVEVLGFGVAAISRLETDTLVMTNVAAPPHVRDLLLGRRTPVASLVNEFDLADEWGVLRFLPHDRLPAPLEEAAWVPDLEPSPVEGAWHPLDTLYAPLWSATGRLLGNMSVDLPADGMVPGELERELLEMFVVQAGLAMDNAQQRDRLATQVRMGEVLSAASAAARLADLDLTLEGVGRAVADGFGVDEVAIRCVTSGDLENLEDSHFFATHPGGSLTLARVAAGLAVGAARSGHPAVLGPTELTRVSGLAPEKCDATLLLAPVGERDTSGYLLVARRPGTSTWSELEQETVGEIGRLLGRVVLDARVLERERHLVGELRELDRYRGELIATISHELKTPLSSIVGHAELLTDLETGIGSVEAIARNARRLDRLVQNLLDYSALQESRVHVPRPVDLRVLAAASVELIAVQAERGGLVLNLDVPSETVPVDADPDELGTVVDNLLGNAVKYTPRGGEVTVGVGSDDAGGVWLECTDTGLGISAADQVHLFSAFHRSTNPEALSLPGSGLGLAISRRIVHLHGGRIVVRSDLGVGSTFRVCLPRGRG